Genomic segment of Hymenobacter aquaticus:
TCACCGAGTCGGGAGCCGTGGGGTACTGCGTGTTGAAGTCAAGGTTCAGCACGGCCAGCAGCTGCCGGGCCCGGCGACTGGTGCCAAACGTCTGGTCGGATAATGCCTGGGTAGCCGAGGCTTTGGCCGAATCGGTTTGGTTGAACAGCGCCTGCGCGTAGGCCCGATATAAGGCCGCTTCAGAGTAGCCATTGCGGCGGGCCGCAGCAAACCGGTCGGCGGCGCTGGGGTAAAGGCGTTGCTCGAGCAGCCACAGGCCCCACAGGTTCTGGTAGTAGGCGCTGCCCGCAGAGTTGCCGCTAGCCAGGGGCAGCAGGGTACTTTGGGCGGCTACCACCTGCCCGCCGTAGTGCTGGGTGAGGGCGCGCAGAAACGTCAGCTGGTCAAAATACGGGTTGTTTTCGGGCTGTTGGGCCAGGCGCGTCAGCAGCCGCAGCTGAGTGGTGTCGCCGAGGGCCGCGCGGCGCAGACCTTCGTGGTAGACTTGGGCAAACTCGGCCGTAGTCAGAATCGGAGAAGCTGGCGTGGCTGACTGCGGCTGCTCCGGCTTGCCGCTGAGCAGGTTAAGCAACGCGGCGTTGCTGGCCCAGGCCGGACTGGCTGCCCCGGAAGTATGCTCCCGCACGGCTTTGCGCGCCGCGTCGGCTTGCTGGGTCTGTAGCAGGAAGGCCAAGCGGTTGGCTTGGATGACGGCGTTATCGGGAGCCAGAGCTTCGGCGCGTTGTAGGTAGTATTCCACCGAATCGGTCAGGGCTGAGCGGGTGTAAAGCTGGGCCAGGTCGTTGGCCAGCCGGGCACTGCGGGGCGTATTTTTGATAGCCTGGCGCAGCACCTGCAACCGGTCGAAAAAGTCGCCGGGCTCATTGTAAAGCGCGGCCAGGCGCAGGGAAATCTTTTCGGACGGCGCCCGGTTCAGGGCGCGGCGCAGGGCATTGATTTCGTTCTGGCGCTGGGAGCGGAAATGATACAGCGCCGCCCGGCCCATGCTGGCGCGGTGGTTGTGCTGGTCCAGAACGTCGCTTTCGGCGTAGTAGCGCTCGGCCAGCAGGGCCAGTCCGTCGCCGTTGGGCTGCTCCTCGCTTTGCAGGCGGGTCAGGTCGCCCACGTTGTTGAAATAGCCGGCCTGCACCCGGTCGAGCACGTAGAAATTGTTGCGCATCTCCACGGCTACAATGCTGCCAATGCCCACCACGTACACGATGTAGAACGGCAGGCGCCGCGGCTCATACACCACCCGGAATACCCGCAGCTTCTGCCGGATCAGGGTAACGAAGTTGAACAGGACGTAGAGCAGAAACGCCGCGCCCACGGCCAGCAGCGCCAGGGCGGTAAAGTCGCGGGCGGCGGCCAGCAGCGGGTCGTTGGCCGTGGCCAAGGCGAAGCCCAGAAACCCGGCGGCCAGCGTCAGCAGGATCAGCAGCAGCAGCTGGGCCGACGCCAGCGGCACCCAGGCCTGGAAGGTCGCGGCCCGGCGCGGCAGATTCAGCCAGCTGATAACCAGGGCCGGCAGCAGCAGCACGAGCGGGTCGAGGTGGACGCCGGGCAGAATCAGCAGCTCCCCGCCGTTCCAGTAAAACATCAGCAGCGTGCCCAGGTACAGGCCACTGACCAGCAGAAACGGCAGCAACCCGAAGCGGCTGCCGGGGTTTTCGGCCTGGGAGTTAAACCACAGCAACCCGTAGACATTCTCAACGCCGAGCCAGAGCACCAGCAGCGCCAAGGCCGCCGCGCCGCTGCTGGTCGCGTAGCTCACCAGGTGCAAAGCGGTGGTATCGGCCGGATTGTCGCTGCGCAGAAACAGCAAGGTGCTCAGGCCGGCCACCAGCGCACTGAACGTCAGCAGGCGGCGGCCAAACGACACGTCCTGCCAGAAGGCATGAAATACGTAGGCCGGAATGCCCAGCGTGAGCAGCGTCAGAATCAGAAAGTATTGCTCCCGGGAGTCGAAAATGCCGAGCATATCGGCGTTGAGCGACATCAGGAAGAACATCAGCAGCGCCATGCCCGCCACAAACGACAGGCGGGGCAGGCGGCTGATGATGGCCAGGTAAAAAACCAGGCAGAAAGCCACCAGCCCCAGCAGCAGCACGGCCGCGTCGGGCCGCACGAAGGGCCCGGTTACGTCGTGGGTTTCCGTGACGAGGTAGCCATTCACGCGCACCGGCAGCTCGTCGAGGCCGATGCGCACCCGTTGCAGCACCGTGGGCACGGGCTTGAGCTGGGCTACTTCCTGCACCCGCAACGTGAAATCGTCGCCGGTAAAGTAATAATACACCGCCAGGCCGACGGAAAAGCCGGCAACCACGCCCAATACCCACAGGATAGTGCGCCAGCCGGTAGAGCGGGGGGAGGAAAGCAGAAGGGCCAAGGGAAAAGGTTATTCCAGCACTTTGGGCACGCGGAAGTAGTCGGAGTCCTTGCGCGGGGCGTTGCGCAGGCCCTCCTGGTGGCTTACCGAGTTGCGGGCCTCGTCGGGCCGCAGAACGTTGATTTCCTGCGACAAATGCACCAGGGGCTCCACGTTGGCGGTATCTAGCTCGCTGAGCTGGGCCACCCAGTCCAGAATCTTGTTCAGGTCGCCCAGCATCTGCTGTTCCTTCGTGGCGTCAAATTCGAGACGGGAAAGATGGGCCAGTTTGCGCAGGGTTGATAAATCGGTGCTCACAGTAGGGAAAGTTGGAAGAAGTTCAGATTACGAATTAGGCAAACCCAGCTCCGGGCTGGCCGCCGCGGCGGCGTCGGGAGCGGGCTTGGGCGGGCGGGAAGGCCCGGGAATGCCGGCCGCTTCGGGGCGGAAGGCGCTGGCAATAGTACGAAAAGCCTGGTCCCGGATCCGGGGCACGTCGGCGCTGGTCAGGCCCTGGGTGAAAATTGGCTCGTGAATCACGACCTGCAACGGCGTGTAGCGCACCCGGATACCCCCAACGTCGGGCATGAAGCGGTGGTTCAGGGGCATCGTGACGGGCACGATGGGCACGCCCGTGGCAATGGCTAGCTGGAAGGCTCCATCCTTGAACGGGCCCATTTCCTCGCCGGGCTTTTTGGAAATCGTGCCCTCGGGGAAAATAACCACCGAGCGGCCGGCTTCCAGGCTCTGGCGGGCCTGCACGATGGCCCGGCCCCGGCTCACGGCGCTGTTGCGGTTCACGGTGATGTAGACGCTGCCAAACACCGGACCCCAGAGCGGCACGTCGGCCAGGGCGCTTTTGCCAATGATGTTCAGAAAGCCCGGAATGGCCTTAAACAAGACCGGAATGTCGATGTAGGAGCTGTGGTTGGCAACGTAGACGCAGGGCTGGGACTTGGGCAGCGGGTTCTTGCGCACGATGTCGACCGGCATGCCCCACATCCGGATGGCAAACGTCGACCAGCCCCGGTTGATGGTGTGCAGGTGCCGGTGCAGCTTCGGGCGCCGCCCCAGCCACACCTGCACGGGGTAGGTGACAAAGAACGGCAGCACAAACCAGAACGTGCTCCACGTGGTGTAGATGCGGTGCCAGATATAACGCAACAGTCGACGCATACCGCAAAAATACGAGCTAGAAACTTAGAAGCGGCGCGCCCGGCCCGAAAGGCTGCGCCGCCGCCGGGGGCTTAGCCGCGGCGGGCGTTCAGCAGGCGTTCGGCTTTCAGCAAGCCTGCCACGCTGATGGCGTCGGTAATGCGGCTGTCCATGACCATCGCCACGGCTTCGGACAGGGGCAGCTTCCAGAGGCGCAGGTCCTCGGTTTCCTCGGGCTCCACGTCGCCGGCTTCCAGCTCTTCGGCCAGAAAAACGAAGCCTTCCTCGTCGGTCACGGAGTTGGAGGTGTGCAGGCGGGCAATGTTGGTCCAGCGCCGGGCCGTGAAGCCGGTTTCCTCCTTCAACTCCCGCTGCGCCGATTCCAGAATGTCCACTTCCACCGGCCCGCCGCCCATCGGAATTTCCCAGGAATACTCATTGAGCGGGTAGCGGTACTGGCCCACCAGCCAGGTATTGCCTTGGGCATCCACCGGGATAATGCCCAAGGCCTTATTCTTCATCGTCACGACGCCGTAGATGCCCCGGCCGCCCTTGGGGTTGATGACCTGGTCTTCCCGCACCCGAATCCAGGGATTCTGATAGGTTACCTCCGAGCTGAGCACCTGCCACGGATTATGGGTTTCGTCGAAGTCAGGGGAGGGGATATGGGTCATAAATGCGGAAATACGGGAGCGGCGGAACAGGGCAAAGGTACAATTTCGCCGGGAGCTGAAAAGGGCCTTGGCTGTCCGACGGGCCGCAAGCTAGGTTAGTCGGGTGAGAAGATGCGTTTGACAAAAAACGCCGCAATAAACGACTGAGAGCAAGTAGTTTTGTCGTAGAAAGGAACCAGCACAAATAGAGGTTGTGGAAAGGAAGTCTCTGTTTGTGTAGCTCCGACCGGGCTAAGGAGTAGGGTGGATGAATTTCTACCGGTCGGTGCAAAAGTAAAGAGCCGTTGCCATGAGCAGCGGCTTTTTTTGTGCCCGTCCGGTTTGGGCCGAGCAGGCCAAAATCTTGTAGGCCCGGCCGGCGGCCTCCAGCCAACCTCAACGCGAAAGGGTGCGTACCTTAGGGTAAACCGGCTGTTTACATCCCAGCCGGCCCCGGATATTTTTATGGCAAATCAACCCAAAAATCAGTCCGCTCAGGCCCAGCCCGGAGACCCTTTGTTCAACCTGAAACACGCGCAGGCAGAAGCCGAATTAGTGCAGAATACGGGCGGTCTTGGCCCGATAACCAACGAGTACGTCACCACCGATGAGGAGGATGCCCTCGACGAAGGACCCCGCGACAAGCAGGGCTTCCGCCGCGGCGAGTCGGGCACGCCCGAAGCCGGCTCCACGGCCGGCCGCCACTAAACGGTGAAATAGTGAGATGGTGAAACAGTGAGTGATTTGCTATAAGTCGCTAACTAGGCAGCCGTAACACGGTAATAAATATTTTCCTGAAAAGGGCCTCTCCGGGTGCTGCGGCAGCCGGGGAGGCCTTTTTGTTTGCCCCGGCACTTGGCCCGCCCCAACTGCGGGCCCTACCTTAGCGCCATGATGCTGCTTGCCTCCCATACTGGCCTTTCGCGGGAAGCGGGCCTCGACGAAGCCGGCCGGGGCTGCCTGGCCGGGCCCGTGTTTGCCGCCGCCGTTATCCTGCCCCCCGATTTTGTCCCCGCTTACCTCAACGACTCCAAGCTGATGACGGCCCGCCGCCGCGAGACGATTCGCCAGGAAATCTGCCGCGAGGCTGTGGCTTGGGCCGTGGGCGAGGCCAACACCGACGAAATTGCCAGCATCAACATTGCCCAGGCCAGCTACCTGGCCATGCACCGCGCCGTGGCCCAACTGCCGCACCGCCCCGAGCACCTGATTGTCGACGGCAACCGTTTCCGGCCGTACCTGGGTATCGAGCACACCTGCTTTGTCAAGGGCGACGGGCGCTACCGCAGCATCGCGGCCGCTTCGGTGCTGGCCAAAACCTTCCGCGACGACCGGATGCACGAGCTGGCCCTGGAGTACCCGATGTATGGCTGGGAGCAAAATGCCGGCTACCCCACCGAAAAACACCGCGCCGCCATCCGCCAATACGGCCCCTGCGAATACCACCGCATGGGCTTCCGGCTGCTTTAATGTGCTGATGTGCTGATGTGGGGAATGTGCTGATTTTTAATGTGGGGAATGTGCAGAATGTGAGAAATGTGGGGAATGTATGATGGCGCAGCACTCCGTCCGCGGAAATGTGCTCAGCCTGCTAACGTGAAAAGCCCTGACGCCGGAACCGTGTACCGCGAAGTTCCACTTCGCGAGGCGTGCGCGCCGTTGCAACGACCGTCGTTCATCGACTCGCGAAGTGGAACTTCGCGGTACAAGCAAAAGCCCTTTACCGAACCAACGGTAAAGGGCTTTCTGGTAGAAGAGCAAGTCATACTGCGCAGACGTCGGATGGCCACGCTTCGCTCGCCATGACGCGAAAAAACGCTAGTCTTTTAGGCGCAGCAGGTCCAGGAAGAGGCTGAAGCCGTCGACGGTGGAGCCGCCTTCGCCGAACTTGTCGAAATTCAGGGGCTTGATGATGTAGCCGCTCACGGCCAGGTCGCGGGCCTTGAGCCGGTCGGTTTCCAGGTCGGAGGTGGTCATGATAAACACGTTCAGGCCCACAAACTCGGGGTCGGAGCGCAGGGCTTCCAGCAGCTCCAGGCCGTTCATGCGGGGCATGTTGATGTCGAGCATCACCACGCTGGGCTTGTCAATCTGGTGTTGGCCGCCTTCTCCTTTGAGCAGGTGCAGGGCTTCGCGGCCGTTTTTGGCAATGTGCAGGGGCACGTTGATATCGTGCTTGCGCAATTCGCGCTGCACGTTCATGATGTCCATCTGGTCGTCTTCAACGAGAAGAATGCTGGGGGCAAAGGCGTCGGTCGACATATATGAGGGGAGGAAAAATCAGGTCAGAAACCGTCTTCTATACGGCTATTACAATATTCAGATGGGTTTTGGCGCCGATTGCCCGGCCGCGGAGCGCCGCTCCCCGGTGAGGGCGCGCTCCTTGGGCCAGGTAAAGATAAAGCTAGCTCCCTGGCCTTCTGTCGATTCAACGCGGATGGTGCCGCCCTGGCGCTCCACGATTTTTTTGACGATGGCCAGCCCCACGCCGGTGCTTTCCAGCGTGTCGCGCTCCACCAGGGTCTGAAAGATGATAAAGATCCGCTCGTGGTACTCCGGGTCGATGCCGGGGCCATTGTCCGTGACCGAGAAGGTGTACTGCTGCCGGTCTTCGCGGCACCCGATGCGCACGAGGCCCCGCTCGGGCTGGTCGTGGTATTTGAGGGCGTTGCTGATCAGGTTGGTGAATACCTGCTGCAGCTGCACCCGGTTGGTTTGCATGGTGGGCAGGTAGGTAGGCAGCTCGACGCGGAAGCCGGGCGGCGGAGCCAGCGAGTCCACTATTTCAGTGAGCAGCTCGCGCACGTTGATGCGCTCATCGGCCTGTTTGGTGCGCCCGATGCGGGCCAGGTCCAGAATGCCGCTGATCAGGTTTTCCATGCGGTGTACCCGGGTCCGCATCAGCATCAGAAACTCCCGGATGTGCTCGGGCACGTTCTGGCCCATGTCTTCCTCAATCCAGCGCGAGGCGCTTTCGATGCCCCGCAGCGGCGCCTTCAAATCGTGCGAGACGACGTAGGCAAACTGGTCGAGCTCCTGGTTGCGGCGCTCCAGCTGGGTAATGGTCGAGTCGATGGTGCGGGCCATGACGTTGAGCGAGTCGGCCAGCTCGGTCAGCTCGTCCTGGGAAGTGTCCTGGATGCGGGTGGTGTAGTCGCCGGTGGCAATCTGGGTGGAGAGGCCCACCATCATTTCGATGCGGCGGGCAATCAGCCGGGTGATGTAGGACGCCCACAGCAGGCCGATGCCGATGGCCAGCAGCGTGACGATAATCGAAATCAGGCGGGTCTGCCGGATGCTGTCTTCCAGCTTCTGCCGCACCTTGTCGCGCTCGGCCAGCTCGGTGCGCTCGAAGCCGGCAAACAGCACCCGGATCTGGTCCATGATCTGCTTGCCGGTCAGGCTTTCGGCCAGGGAGCGGTGTTCCATGCCTTCCATCCCAATCTGGTCAGGGTCGCGGCGGCGGGCTTCGCGCTTTTCGCTGATGAGCAGGTGGGAATAGGCCGACCACTGCTGGTAAAGGCGCTGGGTGCGCACGATGCGGGCGTACTGCGGGTTGTCGGGCGCAATCTGCTGGCGCAGCTGGGTGAAGCGGCTCAGCAACTCCTGCTCGCCCTGGTAGTAGGGTTGCAGCACGGCTTCGCTGCCGATGAGCATAAAGCCCCGGAAGCCCGATTCCATGTCGATGATGTTGCGGAACAGGGCCGCCGCCTCGGCCGTAGTCAGCTGCGAGGCCTGCACCCGCTCAGAGTTGCGCAGCACCTGGCGGGAAAGCTGATAGTTGACGAACACCACCAAGGCAAACAGGGCCGAGATGACCAGGAAGCCCGCGAATAGTTTGGTAGAAAGCTTCAGCTTCATGCAGCGCGGCGACAAATAACGGGGAACGAGGTAGGGTTAGCCGGGCGTACGCAGCTTGTTCTGGATGGTTTGCAACAGCTGCGTGATTTGGTCGGTGAGCGGCAACAGGTCCGTCAGCCCCTGGAGGGCCTGCTCCCGGAAGCC
This window contains:
- a CDS encoding tetratricopeptide repeat protein, with the translated sequence MALLLSSPRSTGWRTILWVLGVVAGFSVGLAVYYYFTGDDFTLRVQEVAQLKPVPTVLQRVRIGLDELPVRVNGYLVTETHDVTGPFVRPDAAVLLLGLVAFCLVFYLAIISRLPRLSFVAGMALLMFFLMSLNADMLGIFDSREQYFLILTLLTLGIPAYVFHAFWQDVSFGRRLLTFSALVAGLSTLLFLRSDNPADTTALHLVSYATSSGAAALALLVLWLGVENVYGLLWFNSQAENPGSRFGLLPFLLVSGLYLGTLLMFYWNGGELLILPGVHLDPLVLLLPALVISWLNLPRRAATFQAWVPLASAQLLLLILLTLAAGFLGFALATANDPLLAAARDFTALALLAVGAAFLLYVLFNFVTLIRQKLRVFRVVYEPRRLPFYIVYVVGIGSIVAVEMRNNFYVLDRVQAGYFNNVGDLTRLQSEEQPNGDGLALLAERYYAESDVLDQHNHRASMGRAALYHFRSQRQNEINALRRALNRAPSEKISLRLAALYNEPGDFFDRLQVLRQAIKNTPRSARLANDLAQLYTRSALTDSVEYYLQRAEALAPDNAVIQANRLAFLLQTQQADAARKAVREHTSGAASPAWASNAALLNLLSGKPEQPQSATPASPILTTAEFAQVYHEGLRRAALGDTTQLRLLTRLAQQPENNPYFDQLTFLRALTQHYGGQVVAAQSTLLPLASGNSAGSAYYQNLWGLWLLEQRLYPSAADRFAAARRNGYSEAALYRAYAQALFNQTDSAKASATQALSDQTFGTSRRARQLLAVLNLDFNTQYPTAPDSVKAQYLVLRGGSLYPESLIPRAAALGTAASREAALLAQIPRALQAGQMAAAQQAIQSFAPPATTKTRAASAWNVVRGQVYLQAQQLPALRQVVQTGYFARPHQPYYLYYQAALAQQENNRPQASRLFARLVREAPFLEDGVLAAANFYLSQQQDMLAYNALLKGLEYNPESVNLLKAYTLAAIPAGLTEYATASLEKLRPLLSPAEYSTFLSKYNAQRATQAASATPWN
- the gatC gene encoding Asp-tRNA(Asn)/Glu-tRNA(Gln) amidotransferase subunit GatC, coding for MSTDLSTLRKLAHLSRLEFDATKEQQMLGDLNKILDWVAQLSELDTANVEPLVHLSQEINVLRPDEARNSVSHQEGLRNAPRKDSDYFRVPKVLE
- a CDS encoding lysophospholipid acyltransferase family protein, whose protein sequence is MRRLLRYIWHRIYTTWSTFWFVLPFFVTYPVQVWLGRRPKLHRHLHTINRGWSTFAIRMWGMPVDIVRKNPLPKSQPCVYVANHSSYIDIPVLFKAIPGFLNIIGKSALADVPLWGPVFGSVYITVNRNSAVSRGRAIVQARQSLEAGRSVVIFPEGTISKKPGEEMGPFKDGAFQLAIATGVPIVPVTMPLNHRFMPDVGGIRVRYTPLQVVIHEPIFTQGLTSADVPRIRDQAFRTIASAFRPEAAGIPGPSRPPKPAPDAAAAASPELGLPNS
- a CDS encoding NUDIX domain-containing protein, whose protein sequence is MTHIPSPDFDETHNPWQVLSSEVTYQNPWIRVREDQVINPKGGRGIYGVVTMKNKALGIIPVDAQGNTWLVGQYRYPLNEYSWEIPMGGGPVEVDILESAQRELKEETGFTARRWTNIARLHTSNSVTDEEGFVFLAEELEAGDVEPEETEDLRLWKLPLSEAVAMVMDSRITDAISVAGLLKAERLLNARRG
- a CDS encoding ribonuclease HII; translated protein: MLLASHTGLSREAGLDEAGRGCLAGPVFAAAVILPPDFVPAYLNDSKLMTARRRETIRQEICREAVAWAVGEANTDEIASINIAQASYLAMHRAVAQLPHRPEHLIVDGNRFRPYLGIEHTCFVKGDGRYRSIAAASVLAKTFRDDRMHELALEYPMYGWEQNAGYPTEKHRAAIRQYGPCEYHRMGFRLL
- a CDS encoding response regulator, which encodes MSTDAFAPSILLVEDDQMDIMNVQRELRKHDINVPLHIAKNGREALHLLKGEGGQHQIDKPSVVMLDINMPRMNGLELLEALRSDPEFVGLNVFIMTTSDLETDRLKARDLAVSGYIIKPLNFDKFGEGGSTVDGFSLFLDLLRLKD
- a CDS encoding sensor histidine kinase, with amino-acid sequence MKLKLSTKLFAGFLVISALFALVVFVNYQLSRQVLRNSERVQASQLTTAEAAALFRNIIDMESGFRGFMLIGSEAVLQPYYQGEQELLSRFTQLRQQIAPDNPQYARIVRTQRLYQQWSAYSHLLISEKREARRRDPDQIGMEGMEHRSLAESLTGKQIMDQIRVLFAGFERTELAERDKVRQKLEDSIRQTRLISIIVTLLAIGIGLLWASYITRLIARRIEMMVGLSTQIATGDYTTRIQDTSQDELTELADSLNVMARTIDSTITQLERRNQELDQFAYVVSHDLKAPLRGIESASRWIEEDMGQNVPEHIREFLMLMRTRVHRMENLISGILDLARIGRTKQADERINVRELLTEIVDSLAPPPGFRVELPTYLPTMQTNRVQLQQVFTNLISNALKYHDQPERGLVRIGCREDRQQYTFSVTDNGPGIDPEYHERIFIIFQTLVERDTLESTGVGLAIVKKIVERQGGTIRVESTEGQGASFIFTWPKERALTGERRSAAGQSAPKPI